The DNA sequence CTAGCTTGACATGCAACATGTATGAGTAGAGAATCTTAGGACCAACACCTTTGCATCTCAGCAGAGATCTATAATTATCAGAATCATTTCTAAGAACATGATCTCTAATTCTAGAGTAGCATTCTAAAGCCTGTGGAAGTTCTCTGAGTTGAAAACTTCTACCAATATTATCTAGAACTTCTCTAGGATCTCGAATTATTAAACTCATAGGATCCCGGTATATTCTGAGAATCTCTCTAACCCATCTCACCGTATTATTATGATAATCAGTATTCTTAGAGAGATAAATAGATGTGAATACTATGACGTCATCTAGAGGAGATACAGAGATCCCGTAGGAAGAATATGTTTCAGATAAAATCTCTATAATCTCTCTGAAAACCCCTCTCACATCACTGAATATCTGATCTATGTCAAGCCATAATCCTAGGAGATAGTCTGCATATTCAAGACAGAAACTATCATTGTGAGATACCTCGTATACTCTCCTACTAACCCTGATCCTAAGACCACTGCACACACCATAAATCTTAACAGCTTTATAATCTTCTATATCAAGCATTGGTAAAGCAAATGAAGGATAGAAGATCTCAGAGAGCTTTGGCGTGGTACTAGAATCCTTAGCATTCAAAGATTTCGAGATCAATCTCCTTAGATCCCTCACACCTCCTCCAATCTTTAACTATCGAATTAGAAGGTCTTCTATCTCGGCTTTATCATTTCTAGAGATACTTTAATACTGTGATCCTGATCTCTCCTAATCTCTCCGGCGAATCCTCTACCTCCAGATAATTTGTATCAAGACTCTCGATCTTAAAACCTTTCTTCTCAGCCTCTTTTACGAGGTTCTCTACAGGTGCTAGGGGGAGGTTTACACCTTTAACCCAATAGTGTATTGGTATCATGATTCTTGCTCTTAGAAGCTGGAAGACTTCTAAAGCCTCTACATAATCTATTGTGAAAACTCCTCCAATAGGTAATATGGCTATGTCAACTCTCTCGAATTTCTTCATAGTACTCTCATCCGGTATATGCCCTAGATCTCCTGCATGAAGTATTGAAACTCCTCCAGATGTTCTGATCACGTAAACAATGTTAGAACCCCTCCTCCTGCCACCTTCTTTATCATGGTAAGTTTTAACGCCTCTAACTCTGAAGGGAGGTATCTCGAAGTCTCCCTCCTTCATCTTAAATATCTTCGTATCATCTCTAGACACAACCCTGTGAGCATTATGATCAAAATGATCATGGGTTATAAGAACGTAATCAGCCTTAACCTCAGGTCTTTTAATTCCTATAGATCCTCCATCATGAGGATCTATAATCAGAGTCTTACCATAAGCATGAACACCTATGCATGCATGACCATACCATTGGATTTTTATAGAACTACTCATAGTATTACACCTCAGTGTTAGAATACCTAGGAAGGTTATTAAGTATCATAGAGTGTTTTTAGATTTTATGCCTCACATCTCTCTGAGATCTCAGATCATAGATCTAGAGAGATATTCTGCTTCAAGAATAAGAGATCAGATCCTGTCTAACATCTCTCTAATTCTTCTCACACCTTCTCTAATCCTATCTAGAGATTCCGTAGCAAAGCTGAGTCTTATACTTCCTCTAGAGCTTTCGCCGAAGAATTCTCCGGGAACAACTGCTACGGAGGCTTCTAATAAGAGTTTTTCAGCTAATTGAATACTCTCTAGATTGCGTTCTCTAAGTCTTTCCTTTAGATCCAGAAGTACGAACATAGATCCTCCTGGTCTAAGAAATCTAGCTTCCCTGATCTTTGAAAGTTCTTCAACCATCACATCTCTTCTCTCCATAAGAACTCTTCTCATAAACTCAATATGCCTCCTCCTAAGATCCCTATCTCTAAGATATCTCAGAACCAGGTACTGAGCTACGGTAGAAGGATGGTATGTAGAAATCTCAGAGATCAGGCTAATCCTCTTAATAATGCTTTTAGGACCATAGACATATCCAAGCCTCCACCCAGGTATCCCAGGATCCTTGCTAAAAGCATTTAGAGATATAACATTCTCTGGAGCTAGTTTATATAGGTATATATGCTCACCTTCATAGACAAGTGTTTTATAAGGCTCGTCATAGATTATCCATATATCATTGTCAACAGCTATCTCAACTAATGCTCTCGCTATATTCCAGTCTATAACCCTTCCAGTTGGATTATCAGGGCTTACAAGTATGATTGCTTTGGTTCTTCCTCTCACAATACTCTCATTAATTAGATCTACATCAGGTTGAAATCCTCTATCTATAGATGTAGGAGCATATCTAATCCTCGCTCTGTTAAAGGTGATCACATTCTTATATCCGAAGAATGTAGGATCTATAAGTATAACTTCATCACCTTCCTCTAGAACAGCTGTAAGTGATGAGAATATAGCTCCTTGACCTCCCGAGGTTATAACGATCTGGTCGGAATCTATCTCCAGTCCTCCGAGTTCTCTGAGATCATCTGCAATAGCTTCTCTAAGATCTAAAAACCCTGCCGAGGGTCCGTAAGAATATAGTTTCGTAGAATCTTCTTTAAGAGCTTGAGAAAGCCATTCTCTAATCTCTCTGGGAGGCGGGATACCTGGTTCTCCGGCTGAGAACATGATCAGATCTCTACCTTCTTTTCTCATATTCTCAGCAATTCTATTGATAATACGTGTAGGACTTTCGATCAGAAGATCCGAAGATTTGTTGTAGGAGGGCATATGACTTCCTGAAGAGATTCTTGTAGGAGACTTATAAGAGCTTATAAATTAGATCATGATGAGAATATAGTTAGCAAAGCCGCGTTTATCAGGATTATTACTATTGAGAAGATGAGAGCTAGTGCTGAGACAATCCTTGAATTTCTCAGAGAACCCATTAATCTGTGAGATGATGTTATAAGTGTTAGTGGGAGTAGAACCAGGGGAAGATATATTGATAGAACCACCTGAGTGTATACTAGAAGCTCTATCACGTTAAATCCTATTAGAATAGCTATTGTAAATGGTATCAGATTGATAATTCTAATCATAAACCTCACACGCCACATACTCATGTGCTTCGAGAAGAAACTCTCGAAGATGTTAACCCCAACCTGAATACTTACCAGCGATGATGAAAGTCCTGAAGCTAGTAGAGCTATGCCGAAAACATATGAAGCTAGAGCTCCGTAGAGAGGTTTTAATATATAGTACGCGGTCTCTGCATCAACATCATGCATTCCATGTATGTAGAATGCGTAGTAGCTTAGAACCTGTAGTGCTGCATTAAGTAGAGAAGCTATGCTAAGGTAGAGGAGTGTATCTTTTAAATGCTTTCTCAAAGCTCTGCTAGGATCTTCCTGTGTTCTCCATTCATCTCGCGAGAGGTATGAATGAAGTAGTAGTGCGTGAGGCATTATAGTTGCTCCTATTATAGCTGTTGCATATATCGAGATCTCACCTGATAATGAGGATATGGTTATGCTACTTCTAATGACCTCGATAAAATCCACCCCTACTATGTGAAGCTCGTAGAGAAGGCTGAAGCCTACTACACCTACTAATACTGCTATGATCTCATGCAGTCTACCAGCTCTTTCGAGGGCTATGAAAAGTACTATTATATCTAGAAATGCTATGGGAAGAGCTATTTCAAGAGGAATGTTGAGAAGGAGAGCTATACCTACTACCATTCCCGTAAGCTCAGCCATGTCTGTAGCGAGGATCATTATGAATGTGGATGTGAAGTAGAGTATCTTTAAAGGCTTGCTAAGGATCCCTAAACCTTCTATTCGTAGCATCATTTCTTCAAAAACGCTATAGCCTCTTGCTAGACCTAGCTTTCCTGAGAGGTATTGAAATAGAATAGCTAGAAACCCGCTAAGCCATACAACCCAGAGAAGGCTCATACCGAATTTAGCGCCTGCAGAGATGTTGCTCCCGAAATTACCCGGATCTATATAGGCTACGCTGACTATCACTGCAGGTCCTAGAAGAGCTCTTATACTTCTAAGCTTTCTCACACCTACTGCTCTTCCATTCAATTCAAAGTTAGTATCTTAGAAAGCTTAAAAAGAAAGTAATTAGATAAGAGAAGATCCTAGAAATAGCTGTAGGGCATCTCTAGGTATGCATAGAAGTTCTCAGAGATTGAAAGCATCTATGGAAACACCCTTGAAGAGCCCAGGAATTTTTATAGGAGAGAGATGATTATAGAAGGAGGTGTTAATAAAATCAGGATATGCTCCTCATCAAGGGCTGCAGGAATTTATAATATGAAAAGAGATGAGGAAGAATCTCATGTATCTAGGTTAGAGTATGAGAAGAATCTGTCACCTATTAAAGATGATTCCGGTGACCTGGATTTCCGTGACTGATCTCATAATAATCCTAGATCTAATAGTTCTCGTAGTAGCCTTATATCTTCTCATGCCTATGCTCTTTGGAGCGGCTTACTATCCTTCATCAAGAGATCTCAAGGATCTCTTGAGAGAAGTGCTTCAGAAGCACTTCAGAGATAGAAGTACTGTGAAGATTATTGATCTTGGAAGTGGTTTTGGGAGGGTATGTTTCTGGGCTTGTGAGATAGATCCGAGGGTTGTATGTAGAGGTGTAGATATAGATCCTATTAAAGTTTTATGGAGTAATTTTATGAGCAGATTAAAAGGACTTGAGAAGAGAGCTAGTTTTAAGAGAGGCAATATATTCAATGAAGATCTGGGAGAATATGATCTGATATACATGTTCCTCTGGAGCTCAACTGTTGAGAAGCTAGAGAGAAAGATATTAAGAGAGGCTAAGAAAGGATCTGTAGTGATATCTTTAGAGCATCCTCTCAAAGTACTTAAAGCGAGTAAGTGGAAGAAGTATTACATAGCCTATGTAGAATGATCATTTCTCGACCTCAAGATATGTTCTAGAGATCTAGAGAGGATCTAAGGATCCTCCATGCTTCCCCTACTATACTCCTATCCTTATCACTCCATTTTATCACTTCCTCAGCCTGAAATATGTCTAAGAGCTCCTCCTCTCTAACCCCAGCTAGCTCTCCTACTAAGGCGTAGACTGTGAGATATGATGATGCAGCTGTTATTCTTCTCACCTTATTATAAAGATCTCTTTCCAGAACCTTGTATAAGTATCTACTACTCAAAGGAGTTCTAGAAAGATCTCTAGGTATTTTCCCACGGATCTCTCCTCTTATAAGTTTTATAACCAGGCTTACATCAACACCCTGTGTAAAAGATCTAGTAGCATACCAGGAGATTAGATGCTCTCTATAGATCTCTTCAGCTTTTCTAGCGTGATTCTCATCTGAAATGATATAACCTGCTAGAACTGCTGAAAGTGCTGTGCTGACAAGATCTTCTGTAGAGAGGGTGTTCATAGAATCTCTATCTGTATGATAATACCTGCTAGGCCACTCATTAAGCATGAAATTTTCAACACCCCACACAGATGCTAGATCGTGATCGCTTCCTGCCGAGTATGGTGCTATATCGTATCTTATAGAAGGCGTTGGAACTCCCGTGAATGATTGTATAGTGTCTAATGCTGTTCTTAATCCTATGTAGCCTGCTGATGCTGTTCTAAGTCCTAGGATTAGAGGCGGGTTTACAAGTGTTAGAACAGATCCCGTGGCATATTGATTGGATCCTATCATATCCAGATTTATAATATGCTCGATAGAATCTCCTAAAATCTCGCCCAGATAAGCTGTGCCGGTATGCTCAGGAACCCATGCACTGCACATCTCTATGTTTCTAAGAATCGATGATTCTCTAGAGAGCAATGCTATCAAATAATTTCCAGCCGATCCACTGGCATTATCATGGGCTCCTGGCATGGGATGGCATATATGACTTATATAAAGGATCTTCTCACTCCCGCTACATGTATGAAGTATTGGGAGAGAACCTGATGTATGGTACTCGGTCTTGCTACTCCAGCAGACTTTAACTCTTCTATCTCTAGCTAGAGCATCTATCACTCTAGAAGCTTTTGAATAAGGTATGTTCATTACAACTCTGTCTTTCTTCAGATCTCTACTTCTCAGAAATAATCCTGTGTATGGTACTGCATCAGGATGCCTAGCTGGGTTGTAATGTATTATCAGCCTAGAGTCATATCTATCATAAGCTTCATAAGGTGTTAGATCTGTTATGATAGCCTCGCCGGAACAGGAATCATCTCTACAGAATCTTAGCTCGCTACAACCTTCACCAGATCCTGTGTGTGCTGAGAGTAGTGTAGGACTTCTCCTCAGATCAAGGTCTAGGAGAAGTTCTTCTTCAACCCAGATCCTCAGCTCTCCACTTTGAGCATCCCATCCTACTGGTGTTTCTATGAATCCTCTCGAGCTATCTAGAGGTGCTTCATATATCTTGCTTTCAATACCGTGAGACCTGAGAGCTTCTCTTAAATCTTCTATGGCATATCTCAATCCTTTAGAGCCCTGGATCCTGTGGTGCGAGGTTATTCTGCTGATTACTATCTCGATATCATAGGATGATATCATCTTTCTCAGATCTCTATAAAGATCCTTGAGATTCAATAGAGTACGCCTTCTAAATATCTCTTGTAGATTTTATATTTCTACCTCTTCCTAGCAGTTCTCCTAGAAATCCTGATATGCTTTCTAGACCTAGCATAGTATCTTCCCAGGAGAAATACTGAAACCGATAGAGCTAGTAATATAGCTGAGAAAATACCTATATTGTCGTACGGGTAGATCTCTGAGATACCATTCTGATATCTGGTCCTGATCAAGCCTAGGTCTAGTAGTATGTAAGCGGAGTAAGATATTAGATCTTTTGCATAAGTCTTAAAAATATGAGGATTATCAGAATCAGAGATACATGATCCCAGCTGTATAGTGCTACGAGTATTTCTAGTAATCATAATGAGATAAGCTTCTCCCCATCTCGAGCCTGTATAGCATTCTACCGTGATCTCGGAAATCTTCTCCACAATTATATAGNNNNNNNNNNNNNNNNNNNNNNNNNNNNNNNNNNNNNNNNNNNNNNNNNNNNNNNNNNNNNNNNNNNNNNNNNNNNNNNNNNNNNNNNNNNNNNNNNNNNNNNNNNNNNNNNNNNNNNNNNNNNNNNNNNNNNNNNCAACCATATCAAGATATTAGAATAGACAATATAACACTAGAAACTCTGATAATATTAACATCGGCAAACTCTCAAGCCGGTGTATTAAATGGATGTATGGCGATAGTTGATATATATGTTAAATATGTGGAGTATAGATATGCATATCTAAACTTTCTCGCATTTATACTGGTAATATCAGGATCTATAATGATCTTTAGACATTTAATAGAGAATCTAAGAAGATTAGCAAGAGAGCAGGTATACCAGAACTAGGATTCTTCCGTGAGATAATATAGAGAAGGGGGGAAAGAAGATCATTGTTTTGTTAAAAAGAGTTTAGAACTACTTCTTATATATTGTCGAGTATGTTAGAAGCATTGGAGGTCCTACTAGAATTCCCTCAACATTCTTCTGAGCAACTATTATTAGATAGCCTTGGAATAAGGGTATGTAGGGAGCTTCATCTGCTAATATTCTCTGAACCTGCTCGTAGATGCTTGCTCTCTGGCTTTGATCTGCTATGCTCTGAGCTTCTTCCAGAAGCCTGTCTACGGTAGGATTCGCATATCCTGTTCCAGTCCACTTATTGGCATCAGATTTTAGAAATGGTGTGAGATAATCATCAGGATCTATATAGTCAGGATACCATCCTAATAGCGAGACCATCATCTGACCATTTCTAAGCTGACTCACATAAGTAGCCCACTCGCTACTTCTAATAGTCACCTCAATAAGCCCTGTAGCCTCGAGCTGGCTCTTAATAAGCTGAGCTACATCGGCTTCAGTATCTCCATAATGTGTTGGAGTGTACCAGAGCTCGATCTTCAGTTTATTAGATTCGTTATATCCTGCTCTCATCAGATACTCTCTTGCAAGAGTTAGATTAGGTCCTACACCGTATAGCTCTTTAAATGAATCTATATGACTCCACATGCCATTGGGAACCATACTGTATAGAGGTTGCATAGTTCCCATAAACACTTTCTCGATGATCTCAGTTCTATTGATAGCAGCTGCTATAGCTTTTCTAACGAGAACATCATTCGTAGGATTCATTTTAACATTTATGACTAGATATCTTATGAAGCCTCCAGGAGCTTCAATAACATTATACTTCCCGCTCTTGATTAGATCCACGTAGTCTGTAGGTCTGAGAGTTCTCCAAGCTATATCAACCTCACCTCTCTCTAGAGCTAGTCTGAGCGATGAAGCATCTCTATAGAATTTAATGATAATAGTTTGAGTCTTAGGCTTCTCACCATAGTAATATGGATTAGCCTCGAGAACAATATATTCATCTCTCTTGAAATCCTTTATACAGTAAGCACCAGCACCACCCCACGTAGCATCACTAGATATATTCGTGAACGGATAGTTTGGATTTACAGGGAAGTAAGGCGGTGTTGCTACCAATGATAAGAAGTAGCTTGCAGGTGTTTTTAGTTTGAATTCTACTGTGTAGTTATCCAGAGCTTTTACATCGTCTACGAAGTCTGTCACAAGCCATGAAGGATCTCCCTTAATATACATAACTCTCTTAATACTCCAAACAACATTCTGAGCAGTCACAGGAGTTCCATCACAGAACCTAACATTATCTCTGAGATGGAAAATCCATGTATATCCATTATCTCTGATCTCATAACTCGTTGCAATACCTGGAATAAGGTCTGCAGTGCCTGGCTTGTATTTATATAAGCCTTCCATGATGTTTGAGAGAACCTCCCAAGTGAAGAAGTCGTATGCATTAGCAGGATCTAGATCTGTGACCTTATCAGTGACACCTATTACAATCTGGCTAGGTGGAGATGGTCTAGGTGTGAAGAAGAGGAATAGACCTGCTACCAATACTATGATAACGATCAAAGCTACTATGATCAGTATACTTCTTCGAAGCATATGCAACCCTCGATACTCAATTCAGTTTTAAGTATATATGCTTTTTTCCCCTTCTCTGCAATTCTTATATTGTCGGTGCATTAGATGAGTTTAGCAAGGTATATACTATATAGATCTCTACTCATAATTCCTACAATACTTATACTATACACTATAGTTTTTATAGTGCTTAGAATACTTCCCGGAGACCCTGTGCTGGCAGTGCTTGGAACGAAAAATATACCGCCAGAACAGCTTGAGAGTATTAGAAGAAGTCTGGGTCTTGACAAGCCTCTCTATGTTCAGTATTTCGAGTATCTATATAGATTTATCAGAGGTGATATGGGTACCTCACTTATAATCCAAGGAAGACCTATAGCATTGGATATAGCTGAAAGACTTCCAGCAACCATAGAACTATCTATAGCATCGATATTAGTAGCTCTTCTAATAGGTGTTTCCATAGGTATTGTCTCTGGTAGAAGTAGTAGTACTCTTGTAAGCGCATTCTCAAGAATATTCGGTTCATTCACCTACGCCATATTCATACCATGGTTTGGAATGCTTCTTCAGATAGTATTCGGAATATGGCTGGGAGTGCTACCTGTAGACGGGAGAACTTCTCCAGGTGTTATAATCAGAGGACCTACAGGTCTCTACATAATAGACTCTATAATAAATAGAGATCCTTACGCTCTAGTAGATTCTATAAGACATATAATACTCCCATCAATTACTCTAGGAGTTGTTCTCAGCGGTCCTTATATGAGGCTTGTGAGAAATAACATGAGATCTATGCTGAATTCTAAGATAGTTCTAGCATACAGATCTAGAGGTATTAGCGAGAGTAGGATTAGCAGACATGTGTTCAGGCATGTCATGATACCTGTGGTCACATACAGCGGATTGCAATTCGCATTACTTCTAGGAGGTGCTGTGCTTACTGAAACAACATTCAACTGGCCTGGGATAGGTACTTATCTCGTTGATAAGGTTTTCTACAGAGACTATCCAGCTATACAAGCTGTTGTTATCGTATTTGCTTTCTTCGTAGGAGTTATAAGTCTTGTAGTTGATATACTATACTCACTCATAGATCCTAGGATCAGATATTGAGGTGAGCTTCTTGAGAGTAAATATAAGATCTCTCATTAGAGATCTTATGAATCCATATATAATCTCTGGTTTGATCATAGTGTTATTCGTGGTATTCCTAGCATTATTCTCAGAACTAATAGCACCTTACGACCCCACAAGACCCGCAGGACCTCCGCTAGCACCTCCATCCTGGAGTCATATAATGGGCACGGATAATCTAGGATATGATGTGTGGAGCAGAATCGTCTACGGCTCTAGAACTATTCTAATGGTGGTATCCTTATCTCTTCTCATAAGCTCATCCGTGGGAATAGTACTAGGTCTGATAAGCGGCTATACAGGAGGTTTGATAGATAGAATTCTATCCTTCACAATGGATGCTATATACGCGTTTCCAAGCCTCATACTAGCTATAGCACTTGCAGTAGCACTAGGACCAGGTCCTCTGAATGCTGCGATAGCTATTGCCGTGGTTTACATACCATCATATTTTAGAATGATAAGAGGTCAGGTTCTAAGTATTAAAAACGAAGCATTTATAGAGATAGCAAAAGTGCTTGGAATACCTGTTCACAGGATTCTCTTAAGACATATACTACCTCATCTCACACCCACTATCATGGTTGTATTCAGCATGAATAGTGCTGATGCTGTTCTCACAGAAGCTTCTCTAAGCTTTCTAGGACTCTCTGTTCAGCCACCCACACCAGATTGGGGTTATGATCTTTATAAGGGGAGAGGCTTCATATTATCAGGCTACTGGTGGCTTACCTTCTTCCCAGGTCTCATGATAACGCTACTAGCTCTTGGCATGGCTATGATCAGTGAGGGGGTGTCTGATCTCTATGAGAGAAGAAGAAGCTGAACCAGTACTTCTAGTAAGAGATCTTACCGTACACTACTTTACTTTAAGAGGTGTTGTAAGAGCTGTTGATAGAGTATCTCTAGACGTGTACCCGGGAGAGCTTCTAGCTATCGTTGGTGAGAGTGGTTCTGGTAAATCCACTCTAGGACTTGCTCTTATGAGACTTATACCTCCTCCTGGTAAGATTGTTAGCGGGAGTGTAGTTCTAGATGGAGTAGATCTGATGAAGCTAGATGAGGAGAGTATGAGAAGATTTAGAGGTTCTAAGATCTCTATAGTCTTCCAGGATCCTTTTACAACAATAGATCCTCTGAGAAGAGTTCTAGATCAATTCGTAGAATTCCTAGTGGAACACGGCATAGATAGTGAGAGAGCGAGAGAAAGAGCTGTAGAGTATCTTACCAGAGTAGGTTTGAGCAAGATTCATATAAACTCATACCCTCATCAGCTGAGCGGAGGTCAGAAACAGCGGGTGGCAATTGCAATGGCTTTATCTCTCAACCCTCTAGTTGTGATCGCTGACGAGCCTACAACAGCTCTAGATGTTGTTTCTCAGAGACAGGTTCTAGATCTCATAGACGAGCTCAGAAAAGAGTTTAGAACCTCATTTATACTAATAACCCATGATATCTCCATAGCTATCGAGAGAGCTGATAGAATAGGAGTCATGTACGCTGGACAGCTGATTGAGATAGGAGATAAGAAGAGTATTGTAGAAAAACCTCTCCACCCATATACTCAGGGTCTTATAGCCTCAATACCCAGACCTGATCTAAGAGAGATACCGAAGTCTATACCAGGATATCCTCCGGATCTCACTAATCCTCCTAGAGGGTGTAGATTTCATCCTAGATGTCCTTTTGCCATGGATGTATGCAGAATCAGAGAACCTGATGAGAGGATTGTAGATAGAGGTCGTATTGTAAAATGCTTTCTATATGGTGAGGATATTGGGAGAAATGGTTTCTCTAGATAGAGTTAGAATGTACTTTGTGCTAGGACCTCTGGGACGTAGGAAGATCATAAGAGCTGTAGATGGTGTGTCAATAGAATTCAAAGAAGGTGAGATACATGGAGTTGTTGGCGAGAGCGGTTCTGGCAAGTCTACTCTGGGGAGGGTTGCCATAAGAATCTATAGACCTACATCTGGGAGGGTATTCTTCATGGGTAGAGATATAACAAACGAGCCTGAGAGAAGATTAAGAGGTTTAAGAAGATTCATGCAGCTAATACCTCAAGATCCTTATTCGAGTTTTAACACTTTCTACACCGTGGGAGAATCTATTAAAGAAGCTCTTCTAACTCATGAGAATATATCTGATGAAGAGGCTAGAGAAAGGGTTCTTGAAATGCTTGAGAGAGTAGGTCTCATGCCTTCTTCTGTTTTCTATGAGAGAAGACCTACACAACTCAGTGGTGGGCAGCTTCAGAGAGCTGCTATAGCTAGAGCTATGATTCTTAATCCCAAGTTTATTGTTGCTGATGAACCTACATCGAATCTTGATCTTTCTATAAGAGCTTCTATCTTAGAACTTCTTCTATCTTTCAAGGAGAAACTGAATCAGTCGATCATGTTCATAACACATGATATAGTACTGGCAGGTCTTATAAGTAATAGAATTAGCGTAATGTATTTAGGACAGGTGGTAGAACAAGCTGAGACAAAAAGAATATTAGAAGATCCTCAGCATCCCTACACCATAGCACTCATATCATCAATACCACTCATGAGAACATTTACAAGGATAAGAGAAATAGAACTAAGAGGAGAGATACCAGATCCTTCTAATCCTCCAAAAGGTTGCAGACTCTGGCCTCGATGTCCTCTAGCTATGGATATATGTAGAGAGAAAGAACCTCCAGAGATCGAGATATCTAAAGGACATATAGTAAGATGCTGGCTGCATGCTGAGAAGTAGATTCGCATCTTATATTTTAAGGATCTTTTTAAGAGATTTTTAAACCACGCCATGATTCTTTAGGCTGATATTTTATATAGAGCCTCTAAAATACTATCGTGGTGTGCTATCTTGAAATGCCCCGATGTAGGGGATCTAGCTCCTGATTTCGAGTTACAAGATCAGGATGGAAGAATCTTTAGACTTTCAGATCTCAGAGGATCTATAGTAGTACTCTATTTCTATCCTAAGGCAATGACTAGAGGATGTACTATTGAGGCTGTAGGGTTTAGAGATCACTATGAAAGTATAAGATCCTTAGG is a window from the Sulfolobales archaeon genome containing:
- a CDS encoding ABC transporter ATP-binding protein, with protein sequence MREEEAEPVLLVRDLTVHYFTLRGVVRAVDRVSLDVYPGELLAIVGESGSGKSTLGLALMRLIPPPGKIVSGSVVLDGVDLMKLDEESMRRFRGSKISIVFQDPFTTIDPLRRVLDQFVEFLVEHGIDSERARERAVEYLTRVGLSKIHINSYPHQLSGGQKQRVAIAMALSLNPLVVIADEPTTALDVVSQRQVLDLIDELRKEFRTSFILITHDISIAIERADRIGVMYAGQLIEIGDKKSIVEKPLHPYTQGLIASIPRPDLREIPKSIPGYPPDLTNPPRGCRFHPRCPFAMDVCRIREPDERIVDRGRIVKCFLYGEDIGRNGFSR
- a CDS encoding ABC transporter ATP-binding protein, whose protein sequence is MVSLDRVRMYFVLGPLGRRKIIRAVDGVSIEFKEGEIHGVVGESGSGKSTLGRVAIRIYRPTSGRVFFMGRDITNEPERRLRGLRRFMQLIPQDPYSSFNTFYTVGESIKEALLTHENISDEEARERVLEMLERVGLMPSSVFYERRPTQLSGGQLQRAAIARAMILNPKFIVADEPTSNLDLSIRASILELLLSFKEKLNQSIMFITHDIVLAGLISNRISVMYLGQVVEQAETKRILEDPQHPYTIALISSIPLMRTFTRIREIELRGEIPDPSNPPKGCRLWPRCPLAMDICREKEPPEIEISKGHIVRCWLHAEK